A genomic region of Equus caballus isolate H_3958 breed thoroughbred chromosome 1, TB-T2T, whole genome shotgun sequence contains the following coding sequences:
- the LRRC18 gene encoding leucine-rich repeat-containing protein 18 isoform X1, with amino-acid sequence MAKGGKVPKGKKITLKVAKNCIKVTFDGRKRLDLSKMGLTNFPKCILRLNDVDELDLSRNLIRKIPDSISKFQNLRWLDLHSNYIDKLPESIGQMTTLLYLNVSNNRLTTNGLPVELNQLKNIRTVNFGLNHLDSVPTTLGALKELHEVGLHDNLLNSIPHSIVKLPKLKKLNTKRNPFPKPEESDTFVDSIKRLDNLHLVDEKDLCGPCLRKCQLARDKLNKIKNMATATPRKAIFSSLIAPNSMAKESQEEWRVCSASP; translated from the coding sequence ATGGCCAAGGGCGGGAAAGTCCCCAAGGGCAAGAAGATCACCCTCAAGGTGGCCAAGAATTGTATCAAAGTCACATTTGATGGGAGAAAACGCCTTGACTTGAGCAAGATGGGACTTACCAACTTTCCCAAGTGTATTCTGCGACTGAATGATGTGGACGAGCTCGACCTCAGCCGGAATTTGATTCGGAAGATCCCTGACTCCATCTCCAAGTTCCAGAATCTACGATGGCTGGACCTGCACAGCAACTACATTGACAAGCTCCCCGAGTCCATTGGCCAGATGACTACTCTGCTCTACCTCAATGTCAGCAACAACAGGCTGACCACCAACGGGCTGCCAGTGGAGCTCAACCAGCTCAAGAACATCCGCACTGTGAATTTCGGCTTGAACCACCTGGACAGCGTGCCCACCACGCTGGGCGCTCTGAAGGAGCTCCATGAGGTGGGCCTCCACGACAACCTGCTGAACAGCATTCCCCACAGCATCGTCAAGCTCCCGAAGCTGAAAAAGCTGAACACGAAGCGAAACCCCTTTCCCAAACCAGAAGAGTCGGATACGTTCGTAGATTCCATCAAAAGGCTGGACAACTTACATCTAGTGGATGAGAAGGATCTGTGTGGGCCTTGCCTGAGAAAATGCCAGCTGGCCCGGGACAAGCtgaacaaaataaagaacatgGCCACAGCGACACCCAGAAAGGCCATCTTTTCCAGTTTGATCGCGCCCAACTCCATGGCCAAGGAGTCCCAGGAGGAGTGGAG
- the LRRC18 gene encoding leucine-rich repeat-containing protein 18 isoform X2, whose product MAKGGKVPKGKKITLKVAKNCIKVTFDGRKRLDLSKMGLTNFPKCILRLNDVDELDLSRNLIRKIPDSISKFQNLRWLDLHSNYIDKLPESIGQMTTLLYLNVSNNRLTTNGLPVELNQLKNIRTVNFGLNHLDSVPTTLGALKELHEVGLHDNLLNSIPHSIVKLPKLKKLNTKRNPFPKPEESDTFVDSIKRLDNLHLVDEKDLCGPCLRKCQLARDKLNKIKNMATATPRKAIFSSLIAPNSMAKESQEEWR is encoded by the coding sequence ATGGCCAAGGGCGGGAAAGTCCCCAAGGGCAAGAAGATCACCCTCAAGGTGGCCAAGAATTGTATCAAAGTCACATTTGATGGGAGAAAACGCCTTGACTTGAGCAAGATGGGACTTACCAACTTTCCCAAGTGTATTCTGCGACTGAATGATGTGGACGAGCTCGACCTCAGCCGGAATTTGATTCGGAAGATCCCTGACTCCATCTCCAAGTTCCAGAATCTACGATGGCTGGACCTGCACAGCAACTACATTGACAAGCTCCCCGAGTCCATTGGCCAGATGACTACTCTGCTCTACCTCAATGTCAGCAACAACAGGCTGACCACCAACGGGCTGCCAGTGGAGCTCAACCAGCTCAAGAACATCCGCACTGTGAATTTCGGCTTGAACCACCTGGACAGCGTGCCCACCACGCTGGGCGCTCTGAAGGAGCTCCATGAGGTGGGCCTCCACGACAACCTGCTGAACAGCATTCCCCACAGCATCGTCAAGCTCCCGAAGCTGAAAAAGCTGAACACGAAGCGAAACCCCTTTCCCAAACCAGAAGAGTCGGATACGTTCGTAGATTCCATCAAAAGGCTGGACAACTTACATCTAGTGGATGAGAAGGATCTGTGTGGGCCTTGCCTGAGAAAATGCCAGCTGGCCCGGGACAAGCtgaacaaaataaagaacatgGCCACAGCGACACCCAGAAAGGCCATCTTTTCCAGTTTGATCGCGCCCAACTCCATGGCCAAGGAGTCCCAGGAGGAGTGGAGGTGA